Proteins encoded by one window of Ignavibacteriota bacterium:
- a CDS encoding transketolase family protein, with translation MKNLEHSGLKPTRAGFGKALVEMGEKHSNLVVIGADVTGSVLTSYFQEKFPERFISVGVAEQNATTVAAGLALSGKIAVFSSYSAFSAFRNADMLRVSVAYNDVNVKIGGGHSGVTVGPDGATHQSLEEIAFLRALPNMTVVVPADYEETRKATIAVIEKPGPAFIRFGRPAVPAFTDENSTFEIGKANILREGNDLAIVACGHLVWQALLAAEELSSKHGIEARVINNHTIKPIDLETITDAAMQCKAIVTAEEHQVHGGLGGAVAEVVVKNYPSPIELLGMRDTFGGSGEPEELLEKYGLTYKEIVLSSLKVIERKEKGFIGYRKVSDVPIAE, from the coding sequence ATGAAAAATTTAGAACATAGCGGACTTAAACCTACCCGAGCCGGATTTGGCAAAGCACTTGTAGAAATGGGAGAAAAACATTCCAATTTAGTTGTAATAGGTGCTGATGTAACAGGTTCAGTCCTCACATCATACTTTCAGGAAAAATTCCCCGAAAGATTTATCTCAGTTGGAGTAGCTGAGCAAAACGCAACTACAGTAGCAGCAGGACTTGCTCTGTCGGGCAAGATTGCCGTATTCTCCAGTTACAGCGCTTTTTCGGCTTTTAGAAATGCCGACATGCTCAGAGTTTCAGTTGCATACAATGATGTCAATGTTAAAATCGGTGGTGGTCATTCAGGCGTTACGGTCGGTCCAGACGGTGCAACACATCAGTCGCTCGAAGAAATTGCTTTTCTAAGGGCACTGCCTAATATGACAGTTGTTGTTCCTGCGGACTACGAAGAAACAAGAAAGGCGACTATTGCCGTGATCGAAAAACCTGGACCTGCGTTTATTCGTTTCGGAAGACCTGCAGTGCCTGCGTTTACAGATGAAAACAGCACTTTTGAAATCGGAAAAGCAAATATCCTGCGTGAAGGCAATGACCTTGCGATTGTTGCTTGCGGACATTTGGTCTGGCAGGCGCTTTTAGCAGCTGAAGAACTTTCTTCAAAGCATGGTATTGAAGCAAGAGTTATAAATAATCATACTATCAAGCCAATTGATCTCGAAACTATTACAGATGCCGCAATGCAGTGCAAAGCGATTGTTACAGCTGAAGAACATCAGGTTCATGGTGGTCTTGGCGGTGCGGTTGCTGAAGTAGTTGTGAAAAATTATCCAAGCCCGATTGAATTATTGGGAATGAGAGACACTTTCGGTGGCAGTGGTGAACCGGAAGAATTACTTGAAAAATATGGTCTTACATATAAGGAAATAGTGTTATCCTCTCTTAAAGTTATCGAACGAAAGGAAAAAGGATTCATAGGTTATAGAAAAGTTAGTGATGTTCCAATAGCAGAATAA